The following coding sequences lie in one Dehalococcoidia bacterium genomic window:
- the rsmA gene encoding 16S rRNA (adenine(1518)-N(6)/adenine(1519)-N(6))-dimethyltransferase RsmA yields the protein MPHPREVARQLLRRYGIRAKKSLGQHFLVDPNVLDRILEAAEVTPRDTVIEVGPGLGLLTQALAAHAGRVIAVELDRRMVAVLGETLAGRSNVEIVPADILQVDPAQLAGGPYLVVANLPYYITSPILRHFLEAARPPTRLVIMVQKEVADRIVAKPGALSLLAVSVQVYGTPRIVAVVPPSAFLPAPDVASAVLRIDVHAEPLIAPQEREWFFKVVSAGFSQPRKQLHNALAQALWFPPGGAAAALEAAGIDPTRRAQTLSIAEWQRLARAIPPR from the coding sequence ATGCCCCACCCTCGCGAGGTCGCGCGTCAACTCCTGCGCCGCTACGGGATCAGGGCGAAGAAAAGCCTCGGCCAGCACTTTCTGGTCGATCCGAATGTGCTCGATCGCATCCTCGAGGCGGCGGAGGTGACGCCGCGCGATACGGTGATCGAAGTCGGGCCCGGGCTCGGATTGCTGACGCAGGCCTTGGCTGCCCACGCCGGCCGCGTGATTGCCGTCGAACTCGATCGGCGGATGGTCGCTGTGCTCGGGGAGACCCTCGCGGGGCGGAGCAATGTCGAGATTGTCCCAGCGGATATTCTGCAGGTCGACCCGGCTCAGCTCGCCGGCGGGCCGTACCTCGTCGTTGCCAATCTGCCCTACTACATTACCTCGCCGATCCTCCGCCACTTTCTTGAGGCAGCGCGCCCCCCAACTCGGCTCGTCATCATGGTGCAGAAGGAGGTCGCAGACCGCATCGTTGCCAAGCCTGGCGCGCTCAGCCTTCTCGCGGTCTCGGTCCAGGTCTACGGCACTCCGCGAATTGTCGCCGTCGTTCCGCCGTCGGCATTTCTGCCGGCGCCGGATGTCGCGTCGGCGGTCCTCCGGATTGATGTCCATGCCGAGCCGTTGATTGCGCCGCAGGAACGGGAATGGTTTTTCAAAGTGGTGAGCGCCGGCTTCAGCCAGCCGCGCAAGCAGCTTCACAACGCGCTCGCGCAGGCGCTCTGGTTTCCGCCTGGCGGCGCGGCGGCAGCGCTCGAAGCGGCCGGGATCGACCCGACGCGGCGGGCACAGACCCTCAGCATTGCCGAATGGCAGCGGCTTGCCCGGGCGATCCCTCCGCGATGA
- a CDS encoding ABC transporter ATP-binding protein — MTVIRAEELQRTYRSGGRIVRAIDGVSLTVQSGELVAITGRSGSGKTTLLNLLGGLDHPDSGAVWINGQRIDTLDDAGLTRLRRGTIGYVFQSFGLLPTLSAEENVSLPLRIAGVPAAERAQRTAAALAEVGLSARARHRPDELSGGEQQRVAIARALAARPAVILADEPTAELDSANARAIFTLLRSIVDRGEVAVIVATHDRTLLDVATCIHELRDGRLVR, encoded by the coding sequence ATGACGGTCATCCGCGCCGAAGAACTGCAGCGAACCTATCGCTCCGGCGGACGGATAGTGCGGGCGATTGACGGCGTCAGCCTTACCGTTCAGAGCGGAGAGTTGGTTGCAATCACCGGCCGTTCCGGCTCGGGCAAAACGACCCTGCTTAATCTGCTCGGCGGGCTCGACCATCCCGATTCCGGCGCCGTCTGGATTAACGGCCAGCGGATCGATACGCTCGATGATGCCGGGCTGACCCGGCTGCGGCGCGGCACCATCGGCTACGTGTTCCAGTCGTTCGGCCTGCTGCCGACCCTCTCCGCCGAAGAGAACGTCAGCCTCCCCTTGCGGATCGCCGGCGTGCCCGCCGCCGAACGCGCGCAGCGGACCGCCGCCGCGCTCGCAGAGGTGGGGCTGTCGGCGCGCGCCCGTCACCGCCCAGACGAACTGTCCGGCGGCGAGCAGCAGCGCGTTGCCATTGCGAGAGCGCTTGCCGCCCGCCCTGCGGTCATCCTCGCCGACGAGCCGACCGCCGAACTCGACTCCGCCAATGCGCGCGCTATCTTCACGCTCCTGCGCTCGATCGTCGACCGGGGCGAGGTCGCGGTTATCGTCGCGACCCATGACCGCACGCTGCTCGACGTGGCCACGTGCATCCACGAACTGCGCGATGGGCGCTTAGTACGCTGA
- the galK gene encoding galactokinase codes for MMERKRLDWLLAETVARFGAAGGLYRAPGRVNLIGDHTDYQDGVVLPIAIDRDIWCAATRRGDRLLQFVSLDLGESARVPLDDLRPEALPHWARYPAGVAWALQHEGHALSGADLLFQSTLPIGAGLSSSAALELASALALEFGSGFTVAPKNNALLCRRAENEFVGVPCGIMDQYVGALGVAGHALLIDCRHLTHRPVPIPADAAIVVLESGVRHHLAASAYHQRRAETEQAVTLLRQRHPEVRALRDVTQPMLTAAAAALPPVIQKRARHVVSENARVFAAADALEAGDLIRFGELMNQSHQSLRDDFEVSTPEIDLLVEAARAAGALGARITGGGFGGAAVALVRGVPIDQFCAHVTSAYRHATGRAATVFVVRPAAGAGPLVLEERGDRVRTRTYRLPDGRFFVDYRFDHD; via the coding sequence ATGATGGAGAGAAAGCGGCTCGATTGGCTTCTCGCCGAGACGGTCGCGCGCTTTGGAGCGGCCGGCGGGCTCTACCGGGCGCCGGGCCGGGTCAACCTGATCGGCGACCACACCGATTACCAAGATGGTGTCGTCCTGCCTATCGCCATTGACCGCGATATCTGGTGTGCGGCGACGCGACGGGGCGATCGTCTTCTCCAGTTCGTCAGCCTCGACCTCGGCGAGAGCGCGCGCGTCCCGCTCGACGATCTGCGGCCCGAGGCGCTTCCTCACTGGGCCCGCTATCCCGCCGGCGTCGCTTGGGCGCTCCAGCACGAGGGCCACGCTCTGAGCGGAGCCGACCTTCTTTTCCAGAGTACGCTGCCGATCGGCGCCGGGCTCAGTTCATCCGCGGCGCTGGAGCTGGCAAGCGCGCTGGCGCTGGAGTTTGGAAGCGGCTTCACCGTTGCGCCAAAGAACAATGCGCTGCTCTGCCGGCGTGCCGAGAATGAGTTTGTCGGGGTGCCGTGCGGGATCATGGATCAATACGTCGGCGCGCTCGGGGTCGCCGGGCATGCGCTGCTCATCGACTGCCGCCACCTGACCCATCGCCCTGTTCCGATCCCAGCGGATGCTGCCATTGTTGTCCTCGAGTCGGGGGTCCGGCACCACCTCGCCGCCTCAGCGTACCATCAGCGCCGAGCAGAGACTGAGCAGGCGGTCACGCTGCTCCGTCAGCGCCATCCTGAAGTCCGCGCGCTGCGCGATGTCACCCAACCGATGCTGACTGCGGCAGCCGCCGCGCTGCCGCCGGTCATCCAGAAGCGGGCTCGCCACGTCGTCAGCGAGAACGCCCGCGTTTTCGCCGCCGCAGACGCCCTCGAAGCCGGCGACCTGATCCGCTTCGGCGAACTGATGAACCAGTCGCACCAGAGCCTCCGCGACGACTTCGAGGTGTCGACCCCCGAAATCGACCTGCTCGTCGAAGCGGCGCGCGCTGCTGGCGCGCTCGGCGCCCGGATCACCGGGGGCGGCTTTGGAGGCGCCGCCGTCGCCCTCGTGCGCGGTGTCCCTATCGACCAGTTCTGCGCGCACGTGACATCCGCCTACCGCCACGCCACTGGGCGCGCGGCGACGGTGTTCGTCGTGCGTCCAGCCGCGGGAGCAGGTCCCCTCGTTCTCGAGGAAAGAGGCGACCGCGTTCGGACCCGCACCTACCGCCTTCCCGATGGCCGCTTCTTCGTCGACTACCGGTTTGACCATGACTGA
- a CDS encoding ATP-binding cassette domain-containing protein yields the protein MAPYIVAEGLFKIYQVADLEVVALQGLDLTIERGELVAIVGASGSGKSTLLNILGGLDLPSAGRVLVGGKDLTKLPERDLVRYRREEVGFLWQQPSRNLLPYLTAAQNVEVPLRLAGVSAPERRRQRDALLAAVGLAEKASHKPDQLSGGEQQRVATAVALALDPPLLLADEPTGELDSETAADVLRLFRSLCRERGVTIVLVTHDPDVAALVDRVVRIRDGRVSSEAVAGAADEFVVIDSAGRLQLPAALRDQYRLVGRARVAAAGDHVGIWPVHPA from the coding sequence GTGGCGCCATATATCGTCGCCGAGGGGCTGTTCAAGATTTACCAAGTGGCCGACTTGGAGGTCGTCGCGCTCCAAGGGCTCGACCTGACGATCGAGCGCGGGGAACTGGTCGCGATCGTGGGCGCGAGCGGGAGCGGAAAGTCGACGCTGCTGAATATCCTCGGCGGGCTCGACCTCCCCTCCGCGGGCCGTGTCCTCGTCGGCGGCAAAGATCTGACCAAGCTGCCCGAGCGCGATCTCGTGCGCTACCGCCGCGAAGAAGTGGGATTTCTCTGGCAACAGCCGAGCCGCAACTTGCTGCCGTACCTGACCGCCGCCCAGAATGTCGAAGTCCCCCTGCGGCTCGCGGGGGTGAGCGCTCCAGAGCGCCGCCGCCAGCGCGACGCCCTCCTCGCCGCGGTCGGCCTCGCAGAGAAAGCCTCCCACAAGCCCGACCAGCTTTCGGGCGGCGAGCAGCAGCGCGTCGCGACAGCCGTCGCTCTCGCGCTCGACCCGCCCCTCCTCCTTGCCGACGAGCCGACCGGCGAACTGGATAGCGAGACCGCGGCCGACGTGCTCCGTCTCTTTCGCTCGCTCTGCCGCGAGCGGGGGGTCACCATTGTGCTCGTCACCCACGATCCCGACGTGGCAGCGCTCGTCGACCGAGTTGTCCGAATCCGCGACGGCCGCGTCAGCAGCGAGGCGGTGGCGGGTGCGGCTGACGAATTCGTCGTGATCGACTCCGCCGGGCGGCTCCAGCTGCCCGCCGCGCTGCGCGACCAGTATCGCCTTGTCGGCCGGGCACGCGTCGCCGCTGCGGGAGATCACGTGGGCATCTGGCCGGTGCACCCGGCATGA
- a CDS encoding LLM class flavin-dependent oxidoreductase → MRFSFYLNPQVPGPEHDTRVLNEVLGQVDLAQRLGFSDVWLTDHQFTGYNVFSDPLTLAAALSQRNRGMRIGFAVAVVPLRHPISFVTQCNLIDQLTGGNFVVGVGAGNSPDEYAGYGLTTDVRHERMREFLAVCEKAWAQDPEGFEYEGKYYSGRVRGRIIPRPVQQPRPHIAYGTSTPETLERVGRQGWSLLLGPQDVSILASRLHYFVKGQREAGLTEQERRKAWHDTGFLRQIYVAAPGEDWRDTIGASIENYLRASAKANTGIDDLSRDDLEKRKEGYLKNWLFAGTAEELIERIRPFVELGVGHMMCWFTFGYTPDHIVRQSMLRFAADVMPALREITPNPDLLERIAASPVGATRPDEPIAS, encoded by the coding sequence ATGCGATTCAGCTTCTATCTCAATCCTCAGGTTCCCGGCCCAGAGCACGACACGCGCGTTCTGAACGAGGTGCTGGGGCAAGTGGATTTGGCCCAGCGGCTCGGTTTTAGCGATGTCTGGCTGACGGACCATCAATTTACCGGCTATAACGTTTTCTCCGACCCCCTCACCCTTGCCGCTGCACTCAGCCAGCGGAATCGAGGAATGCGGATCGGGTTCGCTGTCGCTGTAGTGCCGCTCCGCCATCCTATTTCCTTCGTCACCCAGTGCAACCTGATCGACCAGCTGACCGGGGGGAACTTTGTCGTTGGCGTCGGCGCCGGCAACTCCCCGGATGAGTACGCCGGCTACGGCCTAACAACGGATGTCCGCCACGAGCGGATGCGGGAATTTCTCGCGGTCTGTGAGAAGGCGTGGGCGCAGGACCCCGAAGGGTTTGAATACGAAGGGAAGTACTATTCCGGCCGTGTCCGGGGGCGGATCATTCCGCGGCCGGTCCAGCAGCCGCGACCGCACATTGCCTATGGAACCTCGACGCCCGAGACCCTCGAACGTGTCGGCCGGCAGGGATGGTCGCTCCTCCTCGGTCCGCAAGATGTCTCGATCCTCGCCTCGCGCCTCCACTATTTTGTCAAAGGGCAGCGGGAGGCCGGGCTGACAGAGCAGGAGCGCCGGAAGGCGTGGCACGACACCGGATTTCTCCGCCAGATCTATGTGGCCGCTCCTGGCGAAGATTGGCGCGACACAATCGGCGCCTCGATCGAAAACTATCTCCGCGCGAGCGCCAAAGCGAACACCGGCATTGATGACCTCTCGCGGGATGACCTCGAGAAGCGGAAAGAAGGCTATCTCAAGAACTGGCTGTTCGCCGGCACGGCCGAAGAGCTGATCGAGCGCATTCGGCCGTTTGTGGAGCTGGGCGTCGGCCACATGATGTGCTGGTTCACCTTCGGCTACACCCCTGACCATATCGTTCGTCAGTCGATGCTGCGTTTCGCTGCCGATGTCATGCCGGCGCTGCGGGAGATCACCCCGAATCCCGACCTGCTGGAGCGGATAGCGGCGTCGCCTGTTGGGGCAACGCGCCCCGACGAGCCGATCGCAAGTTGA
- a CDS encoding ubiquitin-like domain-containing protein yields the protein MPPAAAVGVGVLGALAVIAGALLHQTVTLEADGQTRRITTLHRHPVALLRDAGVALRPGDRLEEGPVLLVRRGQPIIVDGDGRRVALWAAVDDPLEAARAAGFHLDPHDRVVRVAPRPTPTSAPGHADDEAPLRATPLGGAPLDSVLAAGERFQVQRAVPITVHDGGMTQVVWTTSATVGEAVVQGGIELWAGDLLRPAAATPVQAGLHVWVLRALPVRLEVDGRLLQTRSRAATVGELLRQEGIALEPSDRVEPALDSPLPAGPIRVIRVRSETLTFQEPIAFGVVYRDDPDLPLGQSRVIEEGAPGIRRWTSRIVYENGREVAREVIRSWIETPPQPRVVARGTKLVFAEITTDSGEVATAWAKIRVYVTAYNATSAGKPKGSPGFGITSTGKRAGRGIIAVDPAYIPYGTRIYVPGYGIGVADDTGGGLRGPHIDLCFDDDEPITWRSRFVEVYLLTPAPPLERVRHLLAQ from the coding sequence ATGCCTCCTGCCGCCGCTGTCGGGGTCGGCGTCCTTGGCGCGCTCGCGGTCATTGCCGGGGCGCTCCTGCACCAGACGGTCACGCTGGAGGCTGACGGCCAGACCCGGCGAATCACCACCCTCCATCGCCACCCGGTCGCGCTGCTGCGCGATGCAGGCGTTGCCCTTCGCCCAGGCGATCGCCTTGAGGAGGGGCCAGTGCTGCTCGTCCGGCGAGGCCAGCCGATCATTGTCGACGGCGATGGTCGCCGGGTCGCGCTTTGGGCGGCGGTTGACGATCCGCTCGAGGCGGCGCGAGCGGCCGGCTTTCACCTCGACCCGCACGACCGCGTCGTCCGGGTCGCGCCGCGGCCGACGCCGACATCGGCGCCGGGCCATGCCGATGACGAGGCGCCGCTCCGCGCGACCCCGCTCGGCGGTGCGCCGCTGGACAGCGTGCTTGCTGCCGGCGAGCGCTTTCAGGTGCAGCGCGCGGTGCCGATCACTGTTCACGATGGGGGGATGACCCAGGTGGTCTGGACAACGAGCGCAACAGTCGGCGAAGCGGTGGTGCAGGGCGGGATCGAACTGTGGGCGGGAGATCTCCTGCGCCCGGCGGCGGCGACCCCAGTGCAGGCCGGCCTCCATGTCTGGGTGCTGCGCGCGTTGCCCGTCCGTCTCGAAGTTGATGGCCGGCTCCTGCAGACGCGCAGCCGCGCTGCCACCGTCGGCGAACTGCTGCGGCAGGAGGGGATCGCGCTCGAGCCTAGCGACCGGGTTGAACCGGCCCTCGACTCGCCGCTTCCTGCCGGTCCGATCAGGGTGATCCGGGTCCGCAGTGAAACGCTCACCTTTCAGGAACCGATCGCTTTCGGCGTTGTCTATCGCGATGACCCTGACCTCCCCCTCGGACAGAGCCGCGTGATCGAGGAGGGCGCTCCGGGCATTCGACGGTGGACGAGCCGGATTGTCTATGAAAATGGCCGCGAGGTTGCACGAGAAGTTATCCGGAGCTGGATCGAAACGCCGCCGCAGCCGCGCGTGGTCGCTCGAGGCACGAAGCTGGTTTTCGCAGAGATCACCACCGACAGCGGCGAGGTGGCGACCGCTTGGGCCAAGATCCGGGTCTACGTGACGGCGTACAACGCGACGAGCGCCGGGAAGCCGAAAGGGTCGCCCGGCTTCGGCATCACGTCGACTGGGAAAAGAGCGGGACGGGGTATCATCGCGGTTGACCCTGCCTATATCCCGTACGGCACCCGCATCTATGTTCCTGGCTACGGCATCGGGGTGGCGGACGATACGGGAGGGGGGCTCCGCGGGCCGCATATCGACCTCTGCTTCGATGATGACGAGCCGATCACTTGGCGTTCTCGCTTTGTCGAGGTCTATCTGCTCACGCCAGCGCCGCCACTCGAACGGGTTCGTCACCTGCTGGCGCAGTAA